A window of Amia ocellicauda isolate fAmiCal2 chromosome 20, fAmiCal2.hap1, whole genome shotgun sequence genomic DNA:
ACACAAATGTGCAAACTGTGCGCTCAATTGCGCCTGAGCATCCTGCCGCTCAGACACTGTATCTGAACAGACAGGCTACACTGGACAcgtctgtagttttcaatgtgaATTAACTGTAATAATGAAGGTTGAAATATGTGTTTCATTCTTTAATGACAAACTACCATATAATCAGTGTTcacaactttaaaaatatattacagactTTCCATAAACGATGATAATGAATgttgaaaactgttttttttacttgaatGTTAAACCACTGTAAATAAACGGTTAAGGACTGTAACACAAGTGTTACAATTTGAAGGTTTATTAAGCATACAATTAAAGTTAAATCTCTGAGAATTCATCCAAATCTAAAACATGTGTTAGCTGTAGGTTCCCTATCCTTCCAACtacaaatatacagctctggaaaaaaataagagacgtctgcaaaattattattttctctggttttactatttctaggtatgtgtttgggtaaaatgaacatttttttgattctataaactactgacaacatttctcccaaattccaaatatcaATATTGTAATTTATGAACTTTTCTTTGCAGagaatgacaactggtcaaaataacaagaaagatgaagtgttgtcagaccttgaataatgcagagaaaagaaaaaagttcatattcattttaaaataacacaatactaatgttttaactgagATTCAGatatcaatatttggtggaataacccatGCCCATTGTTTATTCATACACAAATACTAAGCTTTATAACGGGTCAACAAAAGCAATATATGAGCATATCCttttattccttatttattgaCGGCTCAAAGTTTTTGTTAAAGTAACTGAATACTCATAACTTGAGTATTAAAGCTGTGTGATAGAAATTGTCTTTTGCatgtgaaaatatgtatatatgtataaatatgtatgtatatgtatattgtattttgcatatgtaaaatatgtatattgctTACTTTTCTCTTTGTGACTTGTTATGAAGAAATGACATGAGTGTAAATGTAACTTCATTTTTTACAGGACCTCCAAGCGCCATCCCAAAATGCAGTGCAACCTGTGCAAATTTTAAAAGCCTAATCAAGAGGTGCTACAGAATACCATGgacaatagaaaataaatgaccCCTGCCAGATTGCATCTGCTCCTTCAGGACTTCAGGTTCTTTAAAATCTCACCTTACACGattacagggtctggctcctgttttctccgttcctccacaggtttgctgttcttgcgcgggcgaccgcccagcagatcctgtacggtccggccaggggattatcatcatctaccctgaggtgctggtggcgtgtcgtctgcgcagtgaagcaggcactgtgggagggacggaacatctgtctattcaacaagcaggagctggacccgattgtcatcgcgcggaggggcatggtgttcgtaagggactatgtcaatctggaggtccatcagaggggcaaggaggaagcctataagaactggcacatacaagatctgggggagctcaggatcccgtgatgggacccacctccggggacggtcagttccccctgctggagcccgagtccaagatcttttaaatattttatggatgattgtttttaaaacgattttaaaaaggaatcttaattgtttttaaagatttagttgcttttaaaccactaattgtttagggtttttttggtttagttttgttatattcttttgtcaaatacattgaccgttttggatttaattttaaatgcattggaccttttttgtttgttttttatttttttacctttttgattgtttctttattttgtccaatgcattttcagttattttcaatgtatttgacttttatgttggtgagcagtttttgctttaatcacgtttgttttgttgttttgggcacgtttattttgaagttaattgttttgttttttgttaaaatcacagattttaaaaagtttaagtgattttaagaattgatttttaaagattttaatcataagtattaaaaaattgaattgttttcattcatgaaatgtaaaatactacaccaaataaaacagtattttacacgATTACATGCAAGGGCAGTAAGTCAAGAAAACTCAACATTTGTATTGTGGGCTATGCaagtttaaaatgcttttaatgagAGACAGTTTGTTGGACATATTGGAAAGCATTTAAGAGCATGGGCACTGAATGAGGAACGGGTATTATGTGTAGGCACATTTTCCCAACACACAGATGGGTATACCAGCTAACCTGTACCAGGCTGGCTCAGATAAAATCATCCTTCCCAGCATATTTCCATCAAGCCAGAGACAATTTGTGGCCAGGCTGGCACACTTTGGTTTGGATTAGCTGTGTGAAAAGGTTATTGCTGTCTTTTTTCCAGGGCACTTTAGCAGTATATTCTAcacaatattgtttaaaaatgctgtcAGTGAGCTATTTGAATGCAAACGTGTATTGTCCTCCACTTTTGTAGATCTCCACAtcgataattgtgtgtgtggaccCAAGTATCTCCAATCAATACCATCTCAGTACATGAATTGATTGTAGTACATGATTGATTTTGATATTCACTTATTCCACAAATTCAACTCTCTGTTGTATCCAGGACACTGAGCCCAAGGAGAGCTGCACCAAAGGCATCAACATTGGCATCCTCACAGCCATCGAGGATGATGTAGCCCTCCAACTCATTTACAACAGTCCAGAGTGTCGCCGTTGTGTTAGAAGAAGCTGTTGTATTTTAAGATGTCAGTGATTTGCCTACTCCATTTGCTCTGCTGTTTGGCCTTCTCTACACTCTGAACATTGATTtcccaaaataactgaaatatgCTTTTGAGGTGATTTTTGGTCTTGAAGGACCTTGGCTCTCAGTGCTCTGCTAGGGTGCAGTCTCTCACAACCAAGCTCTTGCTGTGAGGATAACCTCCACCCACAGAAGTCTAGATATCTCATCAATTATATAATCAAGTGAGGTGTGATCAACATCATCCATGAGATTGACAAAGTTTGAGTTAATCGAGTTTTCTTCATATCAAGAACTCTGAGCACTGTAGTGGATATTATGCAGTACAGCTTTTGTtgcaagcaaaaaataaatatgtaggctGTACAGAATCACTTGGATGTGCAaaccaaatatttcagtttaaataagGTCTGACAAACATCATGTTGGGTTTGACcaagttttggtttgttttatgtgtaCCAGGGAACATTTCTACTTATTTTGGGTTGTAAATAGGATATACAGAACCTCTTGGATGTGCAAGCAGCgtgtttaatttaaagtatGGTGTGACAAACATCACATTTTTTTCTGggtatgaaagaaagaaagcactgTAGTGGACTTTCTACAATACAGGTGTTGTCATGCATATATGGAATAGGATGTTCAGCCTGTACCCTATATCCTTTCagtacatttttctatttttagaaaataggtATTTTACTTTCAGAAATGTTATTTAGAGCCACGTTGATGCCCAAACCAAATGTTTACAAGTGTTCACTTTTCAAGTCCTGTTCTAATTATCTTAGAAAACACCCTTTCACATCCTTTCTTCCCCTTCTTGAAGTAATCACTCATCTAACATAACATGATTGAGAAGAATGCATTGGAAAAGCTGTTTTGACCTGTCCACTGTTAGATCAGTCATTTCAAGGAAGGGGGAAGACGGATGTCTTGTAATTCATGCATGTAAGGGTTAAAGCACAGGCTACAGTATTCTCTTTTGAATAGGATTTTGTGGCTGTTAAGCCACCAATGTTTGAATGACACTCAAGTGcatgaaatgttttttgtttaaatcaacattttattgGAAGTGAGCAAGAAAGTCTTCTGTCCTTAATGCAATGAAGTGAGAAGATAACAAAATTGCATCAGCTCACAATATTAAGGCAACCAGCTGCACAGCCTTTCTAAGTAAACTCAGCTTGTTTGTACAAGTTCTATTCACACATACTTAAAATCaatgcaatgtttaaaaaattgTCTTAAGACAACCCAGGAATTCAAGTCCTCCTAATATAAACCTTTAAGTCCTTGCAATGTTTAATCTCATGTTAATTCAACTTACAAATGAATTTACTCATAGCATTTGCTGGGCAAGGAATCTCGATGAAAGCAATCATTAATTCTAGTTTGTTCAACATTGTGCCCAAAAGCTGACTATACTGTGCAGCTGGTTGCCTTAACTTTAGTCAACTTCCAATTTTTTACAGTCAATTATCTTGTTTGATTTCTTTCTCTAATCGTTTGATGGTCCACATGTGTTTTCTTATTGCTGCTCTCCTCCACAGCCAAAAACTTCTGCCAGTGCTGGTGGAGACGAGGTCCCTCTGAGAAGGCGGTGTCCTGGAGTCGGGATGGGGCTGCCTGGGGTGGCGTCGTCATTCTTTGTTCCAGTGTTGGCATCTCTCCAGTGGCATTTAATACCAGTCCGCGACGAAGTCAAACTCCTGGAACAAGTCCTGCTCCTCCGGGCTGAGGACCCTGGAGCCAAGACTGAGGACTGGGGCTTCGGATGTTAATTCATCGCCCACATCCTTGTGCTCTCTGACGTTGGGCACAAATGGAGGCGTTACCCTCTGTGCCTCCAGCCCAGGCCAGTCCACGCTCCTGAAGAAGGCGTGCTGCATCACTTCTTGGGCGCCTCGCTCTCCGGCCCCGAGCCGCCAAGCAGGATTCTTGCTCATCAGCCTAGTCATGACGGAGACTGCTTCGTTTGACAGGTGCTGGGGGAATGGCACTGGATCATTCACGATACTCTCGTACAGATCCCGCTCATTGGCTCCGGTAAAAGGACACTCGCCCACCATCATCTCAAAGAGCAGGACCCCCAGTGCCCACCAATCAACTGCACGGGTGTAGGACTCCTCCGACAGGACTTCTGGAGCGAGGAAGTCAGGAGTCCCGCAGAACGAACTTGTCCGGTCACCTGCACCCATATTTTCCTTGCACAGACCGAAGTCCGCAATCTTCACGAAGCCTCGTCTGTCCATCAGCAGGTTGGGCAGCTTCAGATCCCTGTGTGCGATATTGTGCCTGTGCAGGAAATCCACCCCCAGCACCACACAAGCAGCACTGAATACAGCCCGGGGCTCTGTGATCGCTTCTCCGTCCAGCGTGAGGTCTCCCCCTGCGACGTACTCCATGATGAAGACCAAGTGCTCCTCAGTCTGGAAGGAGCCGTAGAAGTTCACCAAGAAAGGGTGGTGCACGCTGCTCACAGTCTGCAAGACGCTCCTCTCACACATGAGGCTTGCAACATCTtgactgtcaacaacccctctTTTTTGAATGGCCTTGAGGGCAAATCTTTGGGTGGTTCTTCTCGACTCCGCAAGCAGCACCTTTCCAAATGCGCCGCGCCCTAGAACAGTGACACATTTGAAATCCTCCAGACAACAATGAAATTGCCCCGTCAGATCTGGCTGTGGGAGTTCGAGAAGCTTCTCCAGATCTTCAAACTCCTCCAGGtcttcaatctccttctccagctGCTCAAACTCCTGCATCTCCAGGCGTTCATTCTCCTCCTTCTGCAGACGTTCAAACTCGACCTCCAGACGTTCATTCTCTTCCAGATATTCAAACTCCTCCTCCAGATCAATAGGGTCATTCAGGGAGTCTGAATTCTCCTCTGCATCCTCCTGTGTCGTCCTGCTCACAGGGCCAATCACAAGGGGGCAGCTTTTCTCAAGGGCGTGGCTGCCTTCGCTGGAGGAGGCCGCTGGgctgtgtgttttttgcagctCCTCTCCAGCACATTCCTCCGTGTCGGTACTGGCGTCGGGCTTGTTCTTGCGCGACTTATACCAATACCAGCCCATAAGCACCAGCGCTGCTGGAAAAACTAGCGGCAGGATTCTCCCcggaaaaaacattttctctgcTAGATGGTCCAAGAACAGGCGGGTCGCTAAGGCGTGTCGTGGGTCGTCAACTCTGTCAGGTGAGCTCACGATCTGAATGCTTCGGCTCAAGCAGCGCTATTTATGTATCGGGACCCAGTGTGACGTCATAGCGTTCACGTCGCCATGGTGACGTGTGGGGCACAGTTCGCTCGCGGATCTCCTCCGCTGTCTCGGGGAAAGGACGCATCTGGCCCAGGGCCGCCTCAACTAATATGTGACGCTGCTGGGCCGGTGTAAACTTGCACCCGTGTTTGAAAGTGTTCGATGCGGCCTGTCTGTCAATATGAGCGCAGCGGCCCTGGGCGGAGAAACGCGTCATGAGTGACGCATCTCAAGCCACGCAAAATAAAATACCGGCACCGACAGTATAGCTCAGACGACTGGACTGTATTCATTTCACTCTCTGCCACGTCTATCAGCCATATGTGCGCACATGCACTGGTGATGTCGCTCACATGTGCACAGAGAAACGCAGAGGCGAGTGAGTGCTAGTGAAGCAGCGCACACTTGTCTTCAGTGACTGTATTGGTCGAGTCTGCAGTGTGAACACAGTGTCTGACTGCAGTGACAGCGCTGCGCTCATCAGCTGTCAATGCGCTGTGAAACTGAGCGCGACGCGTAGGGACTAATCCGAATTAGGCATGAAACCATATGAAGTGAACCGCAGCGTGTTTCCAAGAAAGCAATGAGACGACACCCGCTGTGTGTTTTGCAATCCGATATACAATGATATAGGTAATGCAAACATATAGCAGTTGGGAGACTTGCAAACTAAATCTGTGTCTCATTGTTTAGCATTTGAAACAAAAGCAGAGAGAGGTCCAAACGCATGCGCAATGGGATTTTCTGAATAAGTGAATATCAAAATCAATCATGTACTACAATCAATTCATGTACTGAGATGGTATTGATTGGAGATACTTGggtccacacacacaattatcgaTGTGGAGATCTACAAAAGTGGAGGACAATACACGTTTGCATTCAAATAGCTCACTgacagcatttttaaacaatattgtgTAGAATATACTACTAAAGTGCCCTGGAAAAAAGACAGCAATAACCTTTTCACACAGCTAATCCAAACCAAAGTGTGCCGGCCTGGCCACAAATTGTCTCTGGCTTGATGGAAATATGCTGGGAAGGATGATTTTATCTGAGCCAGCCTGGTACAGGTTAGCTGGTATACCCATCTGTGTGTTGGGAAAATGTGCCTACACATAATACCCTTTTCTCAATCTGAACTGAGTCATGGGCTGAAGGCTCAGACTGCGAGCACATTGTGTGGCTGTGCATTTGCTGTTGCTACATGCTAAAGAGCATGTCATTTAAACCCCCATCTCCTTCACATGAGGAAGACATGTTTCTTATTTACGTGTGGAGTTGGAGGAACACTTTTCTGTGTGTCCAGATCTTGTGTTTGAGATGCTTTTCGTGCTGTGGGCTGTATAGGATGCTGTGCAAGGTTGCAGGATGGTCGGTGACAAAGCAGCGGCCTGGCA
This region includes:
- the LOC136716159 gene encoding serine/threonine-protein kinase N2-like, giving the protein MQEFEQLEKEIEDLEEFEDLEKLLELPQPDLTGQFHCCLEDFKCVTVLGRGAFGKVLLAESRRTTQRFALKAIQKRGVVDSQDVASLMCERSVLQTVSSVHHPFLVNFYGSFQTEEHLVFIMEYVAGGDLTLDGEAITEPRAVFSAACVVLGVDFLHRHNIAHRDLKLPNLLMDRRGFVKIADFGLCKENMGAGDRTSSFCGTPDFLAPEVLSEESYTRAVDWWALGVLLFEMMVGECPFTGANERDLYESIVNDPVPFPQHLSNEAVSVMTRLMSKNPAWRLGAGERGAQEVMQHAFFRSVDWPGLEAQRVTPPFVPNVREHKDVGDELTSEAPVLSLGSRVLSPEEQDLFQEFDFVADWY